One genomic window of Acidobacteriota bacterium includes the following:
- a CDS encoding alpha/beta hydrolase, whose translation MMVVIAALAMSASFAHAQQVTRDIPYVAAPAHERQVLDVYVPPGAKQAPVVYWIHGGGWQTGHKGLVGDKPRAFTEAGLVFVSINHRLWPSVEMDAIISDVASGLRWVHDHIAEYGGDPSRVFVMGHSSGGQLAAIVCTDDRYLKAQSLGLSMIKGCVPVDADTFDIPAIIEVAEVRARAHGFPLPTAGHRQKFGNDPVKHRDFSTVTHVAPGKGIPPFLVLHVASQPDNSAQARVLRDALTRANVPVTLCGAQESTHSRINDQIGHKGDVCSDAVFAFVSQALGR comes from the coding sequence ATGATGGTGGTCATCGCAGCGCTCGCCATGAGCGCGTCGTTCGCGCACGCACAGCAGGTGACGCGCGACATCCCGTACGTTGCGGCGCCCGCGCACGAACGGCAGGTCCTCGACGTCTACGTTCCGCCCGGCGCGAAGCAGGCTCCCGTCGTCTACTGGATTCATGGCGGCGGATGGCAGACCGGCCACAAGGGACTCGTCGGCGACAAGCCGCGCGCGTTCACGGAGGCGGGTCTCGTGTTCGTCTCGATCAATCACCGGTTGTGGCCGAGCGTTGAGATGGACGCGATCATCAGCGACGTCGCCAGCGGACTCCGCTGGGTCCACGATCACATCGCCGAGTACGGTGGCGATCCATCGCGCGTGTTCGTGATGGGACACTCGTCGGGCGGACAGCTCGCCGCGATCGTGTGTACCGACGACAGGTACCTGAAAGCGCAGTCGCTCGGGCTGTCGATGATCAAGGGCTGCGTGCCCGTCGATGCCGACACGTTCGACATCCCCGCCATCATCGAAGTGGCCGAGGTCAGAGCGCGCGCGCACGGTTTCCCGCTGCCCACGGCGGGGCATCGCCAGAAGTTCGGCAACGACCCTGTCAAGCACCGCGACTTCTCCACCGTCACGCACGTCGCGCCAGGCAAGGGCATCCCGCCCTTCCTCGTGCTGCACGTGGCGAGTCAGCCAGACAACTCGGCGCAGGCACGCGTCCTGCGTGACGCGCTGACGAGGGCCAACGTCCCCGTGACGCTGTGCGGGGCGCAGGAATCCACGCATTCCCGGATCAACGATCAGATCGGCCACAAGGGCGACGTCTGTTCGGACGCGGTCTTCGCGTTCGTCTCGCAGGCCCTCGGCAGGTAG
- a CDS encoding Gfo/Idh/MocA family oxidoreductase, which translates to MSSTRRDFIRQSMVTTAGAALGTFGMSAKSYASIQGANDRIRLGVIGVRNQGTVHLNAWCAIKDSHNVRVATVCDTDEALLGPAVTLVESKSGVTPTTQWDLHRVLEDKDIDAVSIVVPNHWHALAAILACQAGKHVYVEKPASHNIREGRKMIEARDKYARLMQVGLNNRSNANVIEAIAFLRNGGIGELYMARALCFKARDSYGMSADGTPPATFHYDRWLGPAPWRPYNEKRGHYNWHWYWDTGNGDTGNTGPHQLDIARWGLARNEHPVTVYSAGGLYGFRKDDSVHTPGRRVYGGVETYGHDKTTQETPNTQTATYTYADGTLLEMETRGRYTNHEGSTGQEVGNLFFGSDGWLEINGSTWKAFRHRERTPFAGSSADRDGDHWANFIDAMRAGKGDVLHSDIHEGHLSTSLCHLANISYRVGRSLRFTGATERFVDAPDADALLTRTYRKPYVVPDAV; encoded by the coding sequence ATGTCCAGCACACGACGAGACTTCATCAGGCAAAGCATGGTCACCACGGCGGGGGCGGCACTCGGCACGTTCGGGATGAGCGCGAAGTCCTACGCGTCGATTCAGGGTGCCAACGACAGGATCCGCCTGGGCGTCATCGGCGTCCGTAACCAGGGCACCGTTCACCTCAACGCGTGGTGCGCCATCAAGGACAGCCACAACGTGCGCGTGGCCACCGTCTGCGACACCGACGAAGCGCTGTTGGGTCCGGCCGTCACGCTCGTGGAGTCGAAGTCCGGCGTCACGCCAACCACGCAGTGGGATCTCCATCGTGTGCTCGAGGACAAGGACATCGACGCCGTCTCCATCGTCGTGCCCAACCACTGGCACGCGCTGGCCGCGATCCTCGCGTGCCAGGCGGGCAAGCACGTGTACGTCGAGAAGCCGGCCTCGCACAACATCCGGGAAGGCCGGAAGATGATCGAGGCTCGCGACAAGTACGCGCGCCTCATGCAGGTCGGCCTGAACAACAGGTCGAACGCGAACGTAATCGAGGCCATCGCGTTCCTGCGCAACGGCGGGATCGGTGAGCTGTACATGGCGCGTGCGCTGTGCTTCAAGGCGCGCGACTCCTACGGCATGTCGGCAGATGGCACCCCGCCCGCGACGTTCCACTACGACCGCTGGCTCGGTCCGGCGCCGTGGCGGCCGTACAACGAGAAGCGCGGGCACTACAACTGGCACTGGTACTGGGACACGGGTAACGGCGACACGGGCAACACGGGCCCGCATCAACTCGACATCGCGCGATGGGGGCTCGCCAGGAACGAGCATCCCGTCACCGTGTACTCGGCCGGTGGTCTGTACGGATTCCGCAAGGACGACAGCGTGCACACGCCCGGCAGGCGCGTGTACGGCGGTGTGGAGACGTACGGCCACGACAAGACGACGCAGGAGACGCCGAACACGCAGACGGCCACGTACACGTACGCCGACGGCACGCTGCTCGAGATGGAGACACGCGGGCGCTATACCAATCACGAAGGCAGCACGGGCCAGGAAGTCGGCAACCTGTTCTTCGGGTCGGACGGCTGGCTGGAGATCAACGGCAGTACGTGGAAGGCGTTCCGGCATCGCGAGCGCACGCCGTTTGCGGGGTCGAGCGCCGATCGCGACGGCGACCACTGGGCGAACTTCATCGACGCGATGCGTGCCGGCAAGGGAGACGTGCTGCACAGCGACATCCACGAAGGGCACCTGTCGACGTCGCTCTGCCATCTCGCCAACATCTCCTACCGTGTGGGGCGCTCGCTGCGATTCACCGGCGCCACGGAGCGTTTCGTCGACGCGCCTGACGCCGACGCACTCCTCACCCGCACGTACCGCAAGCCATACGTCGTCCCGGATGCTGTGTAA
- a CDS encoding threonylcarbamoyl-AMP synthase, producing the protein MVDTGAVEAAVAALRAGQVIGLPTETVYGLAGDASSPDAVRRIFAIKRRPATHPVIVHIASLDEMSRWARDIPPAAIALAERYWPGPLTLVLRRAPHTPLEVTGGQDSVALRVPSHPVAQAVLRAFGGGLAAPSANRYGRVSPTTAAHVRDDLGDDVPIVLDGGPSDVGLESTIVSCLNGRVTVLRPGVIGVDAIAATVGTLAAPDATMPRVPGRVESHYAPRTPVQLVDEDALDGAVLAHVQAGRRVAILARSGQTEHAPVDAQPVSDNDAGLVIVGAADAVTYGRELYAHLRRLDHTDADVIVIARPPRGDDWAAVHDRLGRAATR; encoded by the coding sequence ATGGTTGATACGGGGGCGGTCGAGGCGGCGGTGGCGGCGTTGCGGGCCGGACAGGTCATCGGCCTGCCGACCGAGACCGTGTACGGACTCGCGGGAGACGCGTCGAGTCCCGACGCGGTGCGGCGCATCTTCGCCATCAAGCGCCGCCCCGCGACCCATCCCGTGATCGTCCACATCGCGAGCCTCGACGAGATGTCGCGCTGGGCGCGCGACATCCCTCCGGCGGCGATCGCGCTCGCCGAACGCTACTGGCCCGGTCCACTGACGCTCGTGCTTCGCCGCGCCCCGCACACTCCGCTCGAGGTGACGGGCGGACAGGACAGCGTGGCCTTACGTGTGCCCTCGCACCCGGTCGCGCAGGCCGTGCTGCGCGCGTTCGGCGGCGGGCTCGCCGCGCCGTCGGCCAACCGCTACGGACGCGTGAGTCCGACCACCGCCGCGCACGTCCGCGACGATCTCGGCGACGATGTGCCGATCGTGCTGGATGGTGGTCCATCCGACGTCGGGCTCGAATCGACGATCGTGTCGTGCCTCAACGGCCGTGTCACAGTGCTGCGGCCTGGCGTCATCGGTGTCGACGCCATCGCGGCGACGGTGGGCACGCTCGCCGCGCCGGACGCGACAATGCCGCGGGTTCCCGGACGCGTGGAGTCGCACTACGCCCCACGAACGCCCGTACAGCTGGTGGACGAGGACGCTCTCGACGGCGCGGTGCTGGCGCACGTGCAGGCTGGACGTCGCGTCGCTATCCTGGCGCGCTCGGGTCAGACAGAACACGCGCCTGTCGACGCGCAGCCCGTCTCCGACAACGACGCAGGCCTGGTCATCGTCGGGGCAGCCGACGCGGTGACGTACGGACGGGAGTTGTACGCGCACCTGCGTCGGCTGGACCACACGGATGCCGACGTGATCGTGATCGCGCGACCGCCGCGTGGCGACGACTGGGCTGCCGTCCACGACCGTCTCGGACGCGCAGCCACGCGCTGA
- a CDS encoding PIG-L family deacetylase, with translation MPAHAPAAPDAPRALIFSPHPDDECIIGGLALRLQREAGYRVVNVAVTQGSNKARQQGRWDELAKACEYLGFDLVQTIPGGLEKINAKTRTNDPTHWDAAVDVIAGIIAEHQPAVVCFPHDTDWNSSHIGTHHLLVDALLRQPADFRCHAVETEFWGAMSTPNLMVESSVQDLADMMTALSFHVEEVRRNPYHLLVPAWMQDNVRRGGEVVGGQGGAAPDFLFATIYRLREWRDGALHHRYEGGRILDAGTSPSTLFA, from the coding sequence ATGCCGGCACACGCGCCGGCGGCACCCGACGCCCCGCGCGCGCTGATCTTCTCGCCGCATCCCGACGATGAGTGCATCATCGGCGGGCTGGCGCTGCGCCTGCAGCGCGAGGCGGGCTATCGCGTCGTGAACGTGGCCGTGACGCAGGGCAGCAACAAGGCGCGTCAGCAGGGACGCTGGGACGAGCTCGCGAAGGCATGCGAGTACCTCGGGTTCGATCTCGTGCAGACGATCCCGGGCGGCCTCGAGAAGATCAACGCGAAGACGCGCACGAACGACCCGACGCACTGGGATGCGGCGGTCGACGTGATCGCGGGCATCATCGCCGAGCATCAGCCGGCGGTGGTGTGTTTCCCGCACGACACCGACTGGAACAGCAGCCACATCGGCACGCACCACCTGCTCGTCGACGCGCTCCTGCGACAGCCGGCCGATTTCCGGTGCCATGCCGTGGAGACGGAGTTCTGGGGCGCGATGTCCACGCCGAACCTGATGGTGGAGTCGAGCGTGCAGGACCTCGCGGACATGATGACCGCGCTGTCGTTCCACGTCGAGGAAGTGCGCCGCAACCCCTATCACCTGCTCGTGCCGGCGTGGATGCAGGACAACGTGCGGCGCGGCGGGGAAGTGGTCGGTGGCCAGGGCGGTGCCGCACCGGACTTCCTCTTTGCGACGATCTACCGCCTGCGCGAGTGGCGCGATGGCGCGCTGCACCATCGGTACGAGGGTGGGCGTATCCTCGACGCTGGCACCAGTCCGTCGACTCTCTTCGCCTGA
- a CDS encoding ROK family protein: protein MDTLNGLPLVAPKVTPVLDPAFRPAVLAVRAFRQQVAEAGGGVPVRLAIEQADGSVFRFDIAVLPASHPDAAGNAAFVERFVKFLLWSRGGWRIYVDGPAALADALRAHYADTATGRFDADLVAFRMFDHAIDVVHTSDLPAERSVTKPLGRHLSGYRIGFDLGGSDRKVAAVVNGEVVFSEETVWDPYHKPDPQYHFDGIMDSLRKAAEHLPRVDAIGGSAAGVYVNNRVKAGSLFRGVSQELFDARVKDIFFEVKRGWQDVPFEVVNDGEVTALAGSMSLGKNAILGIALGTSTAAGYVTPDGNITSWLNELAFVPVAFNPDAPVDEWSGDFGVGSQYFSQQAVGRLAPVAGIETPTDMGLPEKLKVVQKLRGEGHDGARRIYETLGTYLGYGVAHFADFYDIAHVLVLGRVTSGPGGDDIVNGARHVLDVEFPELASRITFHVPDEKDKRHGQAIAAASLPEVAS from the coding sequence ATGGACACTCTGAACGGACTCCCTCTCGTCGCTCCCAAGGTGACCCCGGTACTCGACCCGGCGTTTCGGCCTGCCGTCCTCGCCGTGCGCGCGTTCCGCCAGCAGGTGGCCGAGGCCGGTGGCGGCGTGCCCGTCCGCCTCGCCATCGAGCAGGCCGACGGTTCCGTCTTCCGCTTCGACATCGCCGTGCTCCCGGCGTCGCATCCCGACGCGGCCGGCAACGCCGCGTTCGTCGAGCGCTTCGTCAAGTTCCTGCTGTGGTCGCGTGGCGGCTGGCGGATCTACGTGGACGGTCCCGCGGCACTCGCCGACGCGTTGCGCGCGCACTACGCGGACACGGCGACGGGCCGCTTCGACGCCGATCTCGTCGCGTTCCGGATGTTCGATCACGCCATCGACGTGGTCCACACGAGCGACCTTCCGGCGGAGCGGTCGGTGACAAAGCCGCTGGGCCGGCATCTGTCTGGCTATCGGATCGGGTTCGATCTCGGTGGGAGCGATCGCAAGGTTGCCGCCGTGGTGAACGGCGAGGTGGTCTTCAGCGAAGAGACGGTGTGGGATCCGTACCACAAGCCGGATCCGCAGTACCACTTCGACGGCATCATGGACTCGCTGCGCAAGGCCGCCGAACACTTGCCGCGCGTCGATGCGATCGGCGGCTCGGCGGCCGGCGTCTACGTGAACAACCGTGTCAAGGCCGGGTCGCTCTTCCGCGGCGTGTCGCAGGAGTTGTTCGACGCACGCGTGAAGGACATCTTCTTCGAGGTGAAGCGCGGCTGGCAGGACGTCCCGTTCGAAGTGGTGAACGACGGTGAGGTGACGGCGCTGGCGGGATCGATGTCGCTCGGCAAGAACGCGATCCTCGGCATCGCGCTCGGCACGAGCACTGCCGCCGGATACGTGACGCCAGACGGCAACATCACGTCGTGGCTCAACGAACTGGCGTTCGTGCCCGTGGCGTTCAATCCCGACGCGCCTGTCGACGAATGGTCGGGGGACTTCGGCGTGGGGTCGCAATACTTCTCGCAACAAGCCGTGGGGCGCCTGGCCCCGGTGGCCGGTATCGAGACGCCCACCGACATGGGCCTGCCCGAGAAGCTCAAGGTCGTGCAGAAGCTGCGCGGCGAAGGGCACGACGGTGCGCGGCGCATCTACGAGACGCTCGGCACCTACCTCGGATACGGCGTGGCGCACTTTGCCGACTTCTACGACATCGCGCACGTGCTCGTGCTCGGACGTGTCACGTCAGGTCCCGGTGGCGACGACATCGTCAACGGCGCGCGTCACGTGCTGGACGTGGAGTTCCCGGAGCTCGCCAGCCGGATCACGTTCCACGTGCCCGACGAGAAGGACAAGCGGCACGGCCAGGCTATCGCCGCGGCCAGCCTGCCCGAGGTGGCGTCGTGA
- a CDS encoding DUF2892 domain-containing protein: MHPATTAHGWTVERTLRLAAGTFVLVSAGLALAVHQNWLYVTLFVGANLFQSAFTNWCPLMAVLRKTGMR; encoded by the coding sequence ATGCACCCGGCAACGACCGCACACGGCTGGACGGTGGAGCGCACGCTGCGCCTGGCGGCCGGCACCTTCGTCCTCGTTTCGGCAGGACTGGCGCTCGCCGTCCATCAGAACTGGCTGTACGTGACCCTGTTCGTGGGCGCGAACCTGTTCCAGTCCGCGTTCACGAACTGGTGTCCGCTCATGGCTGTACTGCGCAAGACGGGCATGCGGTAG